Part of the Stackebrandtia endophytica genome is shown below.
CGCCGCTGAACCGATCCGGGCGGACGGGGCCACGCGCCTCCGTCCGTCCGGTGGCGATGGTCACGGTGATACTTCTGGCCGTCGACGGCGACGATCGACTCGGCCGAGGACACCCGACGGGCAGGTGGGACGCCGGAGGAAAGGGCGAACGATGAGGTCGGGACACGGTTTCGGGCACCGGTAGACTCGACACGGACCAGTAGCCACCGGGACGGCCCGGAGGTTTTCCGCATGAGCAGGGACGACCCGCAGAAGATTCGGTACTCCTCATGCGCTTCGCAGCCACGTTCCGAACCGTTCTGACGCCCGCCGCACTCCTGCGTCTCGGTTTGGGCTGGGGCGCCTTCGTGGTCGCCCTCATCGCCCGACCGGTCCTCTCCGGACAGTTGCCCGGCTGGGCGCTGGCCGCAGTGCTGGCGGGCATCGTCGCAGTCATCGTCGTCTGTGCCTTCGGTGTCGTCGCCGAGGCCGAACATCTGGCGCATCGCCTCGGCGATCCCTACGGCACCCTGGTGTTGACGCTGTCGATCGTGTTGATCGAGGTCATCCTCATCTCCGCCGTCATGCTCGGCCCCGGTGAACACGCCACCATCGCCCGAGACTCGGTGATGGCGGTGTCGATGATCATCTTGAACCTCGTCATCGGTGTCGCGCTGCTCACCGCCGGTATGAAGCGGGATAACCTGCGCCCCAACACCAGTGGCGTGTCGGCGTATCTGTCGTTGCTCGTCGTACTGGCCACCGTGGCGTTCGCGTTGCCGGCACTGATCGGCGACGGTGGCGCCTACCGCTCCGGGCAGGAGATCCCGATCATCGCGGCCACCGTGCTGCTGTACGGCTTCTTCCTCTACCGCCAGATGGGCGCCCAACGGGGTGACTTCCAGGAGGTCACCGAACACCGCGACGGAGTCGACGCATCGACGCGTGCGCCGATCGGTCAGGTGCTCTCGCAGTACCGAACCGAGGTGATCGCGCGGGCCGTGGTCCTGGTGCTGACCGTCATTCCGATCGTGTTGCTGTCACACGACATGGCGGCGCTACTCGACGACGGTCTCGACCGTCTCGGTGCGCCGGTGGCGTTGTCGGGCATCCTGATCGCGATGATCGTGTTCCTTCCGGAGACCATCACCGCGATCCGGGCGGCGCACGCCGGTGAGATCCAGCGGGTCAGCAACCTCTGTCACGGCGCCCTGGTCTCGACGGTCGGTTTGACGATTCCGGCGGTACTGACCATCGGAATGCTCACCGGGCAGACGGTGGTGCTCGCCGAGAATCCGACCAACCTGGTTCTCCTCGGTGTCAGCCTCATTCTGACGGTCACCACGTTCATGGGTAAGAAGGTCACCGCGCTGCACGGTGCGGCGCACCTGCTGGTCTTCCTGATCTACGGCCTCGCCGTGTTCTCGTAGCCGAAACCACCGGCGACCTCGCGCGTCGCCGGTGGTTTCATCCACGTCAGGAACTCTTCGGCCAGACCGGTTCGGTGCCGTTCCACACCACGCCCTTGTTGCGGCACAGGCAGAAGGGGTGTCCGACCGGGTCGGTGTAGACCTGCCAGCCATAGCCGTCGGGACGAACGAAGTTCTGCTGAAGGGTGGCACCGAGCTTGGTGAGGCGCTCCTTCTCCGGCTCGAACTCGTCCACCTCGAAGTCGAGGTGGTACTGCTTGGGGTGTTCCCCTTCGGGCCAGGTCGGGGCGCGGAAGTCCTCCACCCGCTGGAAGGCCAGTTCGATGTCACCGAACTTGATGCCGGCCCAGCTGTCGTCGCTGTCCTCTTTGAGCGCACGACCGGTGACCTCGGCGTAGAACGCCGCCAGTTTCATCGGGTCCGGGCAGTCGATGATGAAGTCGGTGAGTTTCAACATCAGCCGATCCTGCCACACGTCCGAGCAGATCAACCGCTGAGCGGATCGACGCCGATGGGAGGTCGGCACAAGCTCGACGCCACGATGTCTGTTGAGCAGGTCGCTCAGCAATGCGGGCCTCTCGAC
Proteins encoded:
- a CDS encoding calcium:proton antiporter, which gives rise to MRFAATFRTVLTPAALLRLGLGWGAFVVALIARPVLSGQLPGWALAAVLAGIVAVIVVCAFGVVAEAEHLAHRLGDPYGTLVLTLSIVLIEVILISAVMLGPGEHATIARDSVMAVSMIILNLVIGVALLTAGMKRDNLRPNTSGVSAYLSLLVVLATVAFALPALIGDGGAYRSGQEIPIIAATVLLYGFFLYRQMGAQRGDFQEVTEHRDGVDASTRAPIGQVLSQYRTEVIARAVVLVLTVIPIVLLSHDMAALLDDGLDRLGAPVALSGILIAMIVFLPETITAIRAAHAGEIQRVSNLCHGALVSTVGLTIPAVLTIGMLTGQTVVLAENPTNLVLLGVSLILTVTTFMGKKVTALHGAAHLLVFLIYGLAVFS
- a CDS encoding VOC family protein; its protein translation is MLKLTDFIIDCPDPMKLAAFYAEVTGRALKEDSDDSWAGIKFGDIELAFQRVEDFRAPTWPEGEHPKQYHLDFEVDEFEPEKERLTKLGATLQQNFVRPDGYGWQVYTDPVGHPFCLCRNKGVVWNGTEPVWPKSS